From the genome of Nitrospinaceae bacterium:
TGATTTGCCGGGCTCCGGAGGTTGAGAGCCCCGTTGCCTTTTTGAGGCGGAGTGGTATTATCTTGGATGAATTTGGTCTGGTTTTTCGATAAACGATTTGCGGCCAACCATAGGCCATTTACCTGGAGTAATCGCGATGAATATTACTGACGGCGCAGTCTCGAAGATCAAGGAAATCATGGACCAGCATGGGGGCGGCTTCGCCGGAATCCTCGTTAGCTTTGAGGGCGGCTATAAGCTCGATCTCGTGAAAGAAGAGGACGCAAGCGATTTCGAAAAACTTGAGCACCCTGAAATGGGCGTATACGCTCCTGTCGAGCATCTCTCTCGCGCCGAGCTGGCGCAGATAGATTTTATTTCCGAGGGCCCGACAAGCGGCTTCAAAATCACGCGCGAGCGTGCCGAGGGTGAGGAGTCTTTGCTCAAACAGCTTCAGGAAATAATCGACACCGAGATTAATCCAGCTGTCGCCTCGCATGGCGGCGTCATCAACCTGCTCGACGTTGAGGGCAAGCGCGTCTTCGTTCAGATGGGTGGCGGTTGTGCAGGCTGCGGCATGGCGGATGTCACGCTGAAGTCCGGCGTCGAGGCGCGTATTCAACAGATCGACCCAGAGCTTAAAGTGGTGGACACCACCGACCACGCCTCAGGGGACAACCCCTACTACGCACCGACCAAAAAATAAGTTTTTTTTAGATTTAAACGACTTCACCTTCCGGCTCGGCTCC
Proteins encoded in this window:
- a CDS encoding iron-sulfur cluster assembly accessory protein, encoding MNITDGAVSKIKEIMDQHGGGFAGILVSFEGGYKLDLVKEEDASDFEKLEHPEMGVYAPVEHLSRAELAQIDFISEGPTSGFKITRERAEGEESLLKQLQEIIDTEINPAVASHGGVINLLDVEGKRVFVQMGGGCAGCGMADVTLKSGVEARIQQIDPELKVVDTTDHASGDNPYYAPTKK